In Brachybacterium fresconis, the genomic stretch GGCCCGGCGGCGATGGGTCCAGGACACCGACGGCCCGCCGGCGTAGGCGATCCGGCGGTGGCCGAGCGCGACCAGGTGACGCAGCGCGGAGACCATGCCGTGCTCCTCGTCGAAGACCACGGACGGCAGATCGTCGACCTGGCGGTTCGCCAGCACGGTGGGGACCCGGGCGGCGACGGCGCGGATCGTCTCGTCGCCGGCGCGGGGTGAGCACAGGATCAACCCGTCGACGCCGTCGGCCACGGTCTCGAGCATCGTGCGCTCGATCATCGCGTCCTCCTCGACGTCGGCGACGACGACGAGGAGGCCTTCGGCGCGGGCCCGGGCCTGGACGCCCTTCGCCATCAGCCCGAAGAAGGGGTTCTCGAGATCGGGGACGATCAGCCCGATGGCCCCGGGCCGCACGGTCGGGCCCGGGTCGACAGCGGCGGGGCGGTAGCCGAGCTCGCGGGCGACCCGGCGCACGTGCTCGCGGGTGTCGACGGCGACGAGGTCCGGCTTGGACAGGGCGCGCGAGACGGTGGAGATCGACACCTGCGCCGCGGCGGCGACGTCGCGAACGGTGGGGCTGGGCATGCCGCCTCGCCTCCTCCCGCGCTGGTCGCCCTCGGCTCGCTGCCGATGTGTCGAAACAGT encodes the following:
- a CDS encoding LacI family DNA-binding transcriptional regulator, coding for MPSPTVRDVAAAAQVSISTVSRALSKPDLVAVDTREHVRRVARELGYRPAAVDPGPTVRPGAIGLIVPDLENPFFGLMAKGVQARARAEGLLVVVADVEEDAMIERTMLETVADGVDGLILCSPRAGDETIRAVAARVPTVLANRQVDDLPSVVFDEEHGMVSALRHLVALGHRRIAYAGGPSVSWTHRRRADAAHRFGEQTEDVDLIDLGSFLPYLRGGQGAADQAIASGVTAVVAFNDLLALGIIDRLIQRGVRVPTDMSIGGIDNVAASTYVRPHLTTVDASRARMGRTAVDLLVGALDSDRAPLPQILPTELIVRDSTAVAPSAHAAPVPAEHTATTAVAPTPLAR